From one Odontesthes bonariensis isolate fOdoBon6 chromosome 14, fOdoBon6.hap1, whole genome shotgun sequence genomic stretch:
- the armc6 gene encoding armadillo repeat-containing protein 6 isoform X1: MAKRRITQETFDAAVRENMEEFEMDPDEALRDAVEQFESQGVDLSCIVKAVPAALSNDNQEEQTHEVLQALESLRIGKDSAAVSEVTADMRCFTSQCSLGFAQRYLAAQKDAYPIILSYCKRSVEEQDAVLVVLSSLTALTDGQPDLLDAEGQKFLLDVLKKYRADSSVTRVTICAVRHCCIKHEQNRQDLVKRGVLPLLTGAITQHRGCAELVKEASAALRVMMFDDDVRVAFGLAHEHAKMIVLEHSGLKVLIDAAKAHHDNSSVLSELCATLSRLAVRNEFCQDICDLGGLKFMMTLLADSYESAVEYKNKELVRQVLSAIRAVAGNDDVKDAVVNAGGVQLIVIAMNRHMNNPAVCDQGCACLSVLALRKPSNCKVIMENGGALAAVQAMKAHSDVVIVQKQACMLLRNLVARMQEFNQPILDMGAEALIAQAVQTHQDCGDVGKAALRDLGCKVELRELWTGKRSGLTN; this comes from the exons ATGGCGAAAAGGAGGATCACACAGGAAACCTTTGATGCTGCCGTCAGGGAAAACATGGAGGAATTTGAGATGGATCCTGATGAGGCTCTGAGGGATGCAGTTGAGCAGTTTGAGTCTCAAG GTGTGGACCTCAGTTGCATCGTAAAAGCTGTACCAGCTGCATTATCCAATGATAATCAAGAGGAGCAGACGCATGAGGTCTTACAG GCTTTGGAATCTCTCCGAATTGGAAAAGACTCTGCTGCTGTATCTGAAGTGACAGCAGACATGAGATGCTTCACTTCACAATGCTCACTTGGATTTGCACAGAGGTACCTGGCCGCCCAAAAAGATGCCTACCCCATCATCCTCTCATATTGCAAAAGGAGTGTGGAAGAGCAGGATGCTGTGTTGGTTGTGTTATCTTCTCTGACTGCACTGACAGATGGACAGCCAGACTTGTTGGATGCAGAAGGCCAGAAGTTCCTTTTGGATGTCCTCAAGAAGTACCGGGCAGATTCCTCGGTGACGCGTGTCACCATCTGCGCCGTGCGTCATTGCTGCAtaaaacatgaacagaacaggCAGGATTTGGTAAAACGGGGCGTCCTGCCGCTGCTGACTGGTGCCATTACTCAACACCGTGGATGTGCTGAGCTGGTCAAGGAGGCCTCCGCTGCTCTCAGGGTCATGATGTTTGATGATGATGTCCGAGTTGCGTTTGGCCTTGCACACGAACATGCCAAGATGATTGTTCTTGAGCACAGTGGACTAAAAGTTTTAATTGATGCTGCAAAAG CTCACCACGATAATTCCTCAGTTCTGAGTGAGCTGTGTGCAACTTTATCCCGCCTGGCGGTTAGGAATGAGTTTTGTCAAGACATCTGTGATCTGGGTGGATTAAAATTCATGATGACACTGCTCGCAGACAGCTATGAGTCAGCGGTAGAGTACAAAAACAAG GAGTTGGTCCGGCAGGTCCTCAGCGCAATACGAGCTGTGGCAGGAAATGATGACGTGAAAGATGCAGTTGTTAATGCCGGTGGAGTTCAGCTTATTGTCATTGCCATGAACAGGCACATGAACAACCCCGCT gtgtgtgatcagggcTGCGCATGCCTCTCTGTCCTTGCTTTACGTAAACCCAGCAACTGTAAAGTCATCATGGAGAACGGAGGTGccttggctgcagttcaggCTATGAAGGCTCACTCTGATGTGGTGATTGTACAG AAACAGGCATGCATGCTGTTAAGAAACCTGGTTGCACGCATGCAGGAGTTCAACCAACCAATCTTGGATATGGGAGCAGAAGCCCTGATAGCTCAGGCAGT
- the armc6 gene encoding armadillo repeat-containing protein 6 isoform X2: MAKRRITQETFDAAVRENMEEFEMDPDEALRDAVEQFESQGVDLSCIVKAVPAALSNDNQEEQTHEVLQALESLRIGKDSAAVSEVTADMRCFTSQCSLGFAQRYLAAQKDAYPIILSYCKRSVEEQDAVLVVLSSLTALTDGQPDLLDAEGQKFLLDVLKKYRADSSVTRVTICAVRHCCIKHEQNRQDLVKRGVLPLLTGAITQHRGCAELVKEASAALRVMMFDDDVRVAFGLAHEHAKMIVLEHSGLKVLIDAAKAHHDNSSVLSELCATLSRLAVRNEFCQDICDLGGLKFMMTLLADSYESAELVRQVLSAIRAVAGNDDVKDAVVNAGGVQLIVIAMNRHMNNPAVCDQGCACLSVLALRKPSNCKVIMENGGALAAVQAMKAHSDVVIVQKQACMLLRNLVARMQEFNQPILDMGAEALIAQAVQTHQDCGDVGKAALRDLGCKVELRELWTGKRSGLTN, from the exons ATGGCGAAAAGGAGGATCACACAGGAAACCTTTGATGCTGCCGTCAGGGAAAACATGGAGGAATTTGAGATGGATCCTGATGAGGCTCTGAGGGATGCAGTTGAGCAGTTTGAGTCTCAAG GTGTGGACCTCAGTTGCATCGTAAAAGCTGTACCAGCTGCATTATCCAATGATAATCAAGAGGAGCAGACGCATGAGGTCTTACAG GCTTTGGAATCTCTCCGAATTGGAAAAGACTCTGCTGCTGTATCTGAAGTGACAGCAGACATGAGATGCTTCACTTCACAATGCTCACTTGGATTTGCACAGAGGTACCTGGCCGCCCAAAAAGATGCCTACCCCATCATCCTCTCATATTGCAAAAGGAGTGTGGAAGAGCAGGATGCTGTGTTGGTTGTGTTATCTTCTCTGACTGCACTGACAGATGGACAGCCAGACTTGTTGGATGCAGAAGGCCAGAAGTTCCTTTTGGATGTCCTCAAGAAGTACCGGGCAGATTCCTCGGTGACGCGTGTCACCATCTGCGCCGTGCGTCATTGCTGCAtaaaacatgaacagaacaggCAGGATTTGGTAAAACGGGGCGTCCTGCCGCTGCTGACTGGTGCCATTACTCAACACCGTGGATGTGCTGAGCTGGTCAAGGAGGCCTCCGCTGCTCTCAGGGTCATGATGTTTGATGATGATGTCCGAGTTGCGTTTGGCCTTGCACACGAACATGCCAAGATGATTGTTCTTGAGCACAGTGGACTAAAAGTTTTAATTGATGCTGCAAAAG CTCACCACGATAATTCCTCAGTTCTGAGTGAGCTGTGTGCAACTTTATCCCGCCTGGCGGTTAGGAATGAGTTTTGTCAAGACATCTGTGATCTGGGTGGATTAAAATTCATGATGACACTGCTCGCAGACAGCTATGAGTCAGCG GAGTTGGTCCGGCAGGTCCTCAGCGCAATACGAGCTGTGGCAGGAAATGATGACGTGAAAGATGCAGTTGTTAATGCCGGTGGAGTTCAGCTTATTGTCATTGCCATGAACAGGCACATGAACAACCCCGCT gtgtgtgatcagggcTGCGCATGCCTCTCTGTCCTTGCTTTACGTAAACCCAGCAACTGTAAAGTCATCATGGAGAACGGAGGTGccttggctgcagttcaggCTATGAAGGCTCACTCTGATGTGGTGATTGTACAG AAACAGGCATGCATGCTGTTAAGAAACCTGGTTGCACGCATGCAGGAGTTCAACCAACCAATCTTGGATATGGGAGCAGAAGCCCTGATAGCTCAGGCAGT